The genomic stretch CGCGAGCACCCTGTCTACAAAGACCTCGGCCTCAAGCCGCAATGAGGAGCCTGCGACCGTGACAGAGCGGACGGAACGCCTCAGACAAGCGAGCCTCGCGGCGAAGCCCTGCATCAGCGCCGAGCGCGCGGTGCTGATGACGGACTTCTATCAAGCCCACGAGGGCAAGCTCTCGCCCCCCAGGATGCGGGCGATGGCGTTCCACTTCCTGTGCGAGCACAAGACGATCTGGATCGGGCCCGACGAGCTGATCGTGGGCGAACGCGGCCCGCGGCCCAAGGCCGTGCCCACCTTCCCCGAACTCACCTGCCACAGCCTCGACGACCTGCGCGTTCTCCACTCGCGGCCCAAGACCAGCTATGCCGTGCCCGAGGAATGCCGCCGGGTCTACGAGGAGCGCATCATCCCCTACTGGCGCGGGCGGAGCATGCGCGACCGCATCTTCGCCGCTGTAAGCCTCGAATGGAAAGAAGCTTACGACGCTGGCCTGTTCACCGAGTTCATGGAGCAGCGCGCCCCGGGTCACACGGTGCTCGACGACAAGGTCTACCGCAAAGGCATGCTCGACTTCAAGCGCGAGATCGCGCAGGCCATCGCGGCGCTCGACCCCATCGGCGACCCCGACGCCTACGCCAAGCGCGAGCAGCTCGCGGCCATGGACATCGCTTGCGACGCCGTGATCCTCTTCGCCGAGCGTCACGCCGCACTCGCCCGCGAAATGGCCGCCCGAGAGGCCGACCCAGCCCGCAAGGCCGACCTCGAACGCATCGCCGCCGTCTGCACCCGCGTGCCAGCCCACGCGCCCAGCGACTTCCACGAGGCGCTGCAAATGTATTGGTGGTGCCACCTTGCGGTGATCACGGAACTGAACGGCTGGGACTCCTTTTCGCCCGGACACCTGGACCAGCACCTTCTGCCCTTCTACCGCCGCGGCCTGGCCGACGGCTCGCTTACCCCCGCCGCCGCCCGCGAACTGCTCGAGGCGTTCTTCGTCAAGTTCAACAACCACCCAGCTCCGCCGAAGGTGGGCGTAACCGCCGAAGAATCAGGCACTTACACTGACTTCGCCAACATCAACCTCGGCGGCGTCGCGCCCGATGGCTCGGACGGCTCGAACGAGCTCTCGCACATGCTCCTCGATATCGTGGACGAAATGCACCTCCTCCAGCCCAGCACGAACCTCCAGGTCTCAGTCAAGACGCCCGACGAGCTGCTCAAGCACGCCCTGCGCGTCATCCGCAAGGGCTACGGCTTCCCCTCCCTCTTCAACGTCGAAGCCGTTGTGGCCGAACAACTTAGAATGGGCAAGAGCCTCGAGGACGCACGCGCCGGCGGCTGTTCGGGCTGCGTCGAGACCGGCGCCTTCGGCAAGGAAGCCTACATCCTCACAGGCTACTTCAACCTCCCGAAAATCCTGGAGTTAGCACTCCATAACGGCCTCGACCCACGCACAGGCAAACAGCTCGGCCCGCAGACCGGCCCCCCTGAGTCGCTCGCCACCTTCGATGCTCTCTTCGCCGCCTTCGCCACGCAAGTCAAGCATTTTCTGGAGGTTAAGCTACGCGGCAACGCCCTCATCGAACAGCTCTACGCCCGCACCATGCCCGCCCCCTTCCTCTCGGTGATCACCGACGACTGCATCCGCAAGGGCCGCGACTACAACGCCGGCGGTGCCCGCTATAACAACTCCTACGTGCAATTCGTTGGCATTGGCTCACTTACGGACTCGCTTGCCGCCCTCAAGCAACTCGTCTACGATGAGGCAGCCATCGCCCTGCCCGACCTCCTCGCCGTCCTCCGAGCCAACTTCGCCGGCCACGAGCCCCTCCGCCATCGCCTGCTCAACCGCACACACAAGTACGGCAACGACGACCCGGAGGCCGACGCGCTCACCGTGCGCGCCTTCGACCTCCTCGTCGCCCTCCTCGACGGCCGGCCCAACACCAAGGGCGGCTGCTACCGCGTCGAGATGCTGCCCACCACCAGCCACGTCTACTTCGGCTCCGTCACCGGCGCCACGCCCGACGGCCGCCTCGCCGGCCAGCCCCTCTCGGAGGGCATCAGCCCCGTCCAGGGAGCCGACCGCAAGGGCCCCACCGCCGTCATCAGGTCGGCCGCCCGCATGGACCACCTCAGGACCGGCGGCGCGCTCCTCAACATGAAGTTCACCCCCAGCCTCGTCGGCGACGAGGCGGGCATCGAGAGCCTCGCGCGCCTCGTGCGCACCTACTTCGCCCTGGGCGGCCATCACGTGCAGTTCAACATCGTCACGGCGGCCACCCTCCGCAAGGCCCAGAGCCACCCCGAGGCGTTCCGCGACCTCATCGTCCGCGTCGCCGGCTACAGCGACTACTTCACCGATCTCGCCCGCGACCTCCAGGACGAGATCATCGCCCGCACCGAGCACACGCGCTTCTGACCGCGGCCCTGCCTGTCGCCGACCGGCGAGCATTGCCTGGGAAGAAAATCGGCGCAAGAGCGGCTCGGGCCTTGACATCCGTTCCCACGGCGCGTATCATTCAAGGGCGCGAGGGCGGTCCTCGCCCCGTCGGGGGGCGCGGTGGTACGTGTGCGGGTTCCCTTCGTGGAGACTGGAAGATGAGCGTGCGGATACTGGTGCTGTCGCTCGTGACGGTCGCGTTGATCCCGCTGTCTCTCGCCAGCGGCGGCACCTTCACCCAGAAGGGCACCGATGACGCTGACGCCCTGAACGTCGTGGGCGGCGTCCTCGCCGAGTCGGTGAAGCAGACCGGCCGCATGGGCAACGATACCCTGGACGCCGACATGGGCGGCGGCGACGACACCATCGAGCAGGACGGCGGCATGGGCGACGATGCCCTGAACGCCATCGGCGGCGACGGCAACGACCGGATCACCCAGAACGGCGGCTTCGGCGGCGACACGCTGAACGCCGACGGCGGCGACGGCAACGACATCATCTCGCAGAAGGGCGGCGACGGCAGCAACTCGTATTCCGACTTCCTGAAGGGCGGCCCAGGCCACGACACCTTCACCGCCGACGGCGGCAACGGAAACAACGTGATCACCCAGTCCGGCGGCTATGGCAACGACATCATCACCGCCACGACGGGGACGGGGAACGACACCATCAACCAGTCGGGCGGCCCCGACAACGACACGCTCGACGCCGACGCCGGCGACGGCAACAACCGCATCTACCAGAGTGGCGGCAGCGGCGACGACACCATCACCTGCATCGGCGGCGCCGGGACCGACACGGTGGACATCCTGGGCGGCGGCGGGCGCGACGACATCACCTACACCTGCACGGCCGGCCCGGACGTGGTCTACATTGACGGCGGCGGTGGCTGGGATGAACTGGCCATCTACGCCAACTTCGCAAACCTCACGGTGCGCGACAGGAAGGGCAACCTGATCTTCCAGCGCGGCGTGGGCGGCACCACCATCCGCCTGCGGCGGGTGCCCGCCTTCACCGTCTACGACGACGACGGCGTCACCCCCCTCTACGCGGGCGGCGTGAACTGAGCCGCGCGGCACAACCAGAGCTTAGCACAACGGCCCTCGCCGACCCTCACGGACTGCGAGGGCCGCTGCATGCCAGGGTGGCAAGGGGGGGCGGCCTCGGTCGGCTCAGCGGGCCGCGGCCGCCGCCGCGCGCAGCAGCGCCTGCCGCGTGGAAACCTCGGGATGGCTCGCGGCCAGCGCACGCAGGGCGTCGAGGCTGGCCGGGTCGGCCAGACGCTCGAGGGCCTCGGCCGCGGCGTGCCGCGTGTCGGGGGCGTTCTTCATTTCTCCAGCGGCTTGGAGGAGCACGGGAACTGCGCGCTTGTCGCCGATGCGGCCCAGCGCCCAGGCCACGGCCGCGCGCCAGCACGGCGTGAGGTCCTGGTGCAGGAAGAGCACGCCCGGCCCGAGAGGGTCGGGGTGGCCGGCCGCGCCCTCGGCCGGCGACTGCTCGAGCGCGGCGATGAGCGCCTCGGCCGATTGCGGGTCGGCCAGATTCCCCAGCGCCCGGGCCAGGAAGAAGCAGACCCAGTGCCTCACGGGGAGCTTGTGGACCACGGGGATGCCGTGGTCGAACTCGCGGATGATGTCCACGGGCTTGGCACGGTAGCGCTCGAGTGCGGCGCGGATGCGCGGCTCCCACTTGCGGTCGCGGCAGGCGAGGGAGAGGACTTGCGCCGCGCGGTTCTCGGGGTCGGGGCGGCCGGCCCAGGCGCCGTGGGTGCCGAAGGCGGCTTGAATCTCCTTGACGGGCTTGGCCTCGGGGTCGCCCAGGGTGGCGAGGCACGTCTCGACGACGGCCTCCTCGGCCCCGTTGCGGCGGATGACGCGGCCGGTCACCGCCTCGTAATCATCGTTATACGCGAACAGCGCGCGGTCGGGGTCGGTGGGCACTGATCGGATGAGGTGGGGCACGATGGCCGCCGCCTTGGTGGAGCCGAGGGCGTCGAGGGCCTCGATGATGAAGTAGTGGATCGGCGCGGCGTGGCAGGCGATGAGGGCGCCGTGGTCGCCGTACCAGCCGGCGTGGTGCGGGTAGTCCTTGAGTTTGGGGAACGCCTCGATGAGCGCGGCCTCGGCCTCCGGCGTGCCGATGCGGCCGAGGGCCTCGGCGCAGGCCTCGGCGAGGAACAGGTTGCCCGTGCCGGGGTCGGCCAGGCGGTTGAGGGTGTCGGCAAGGAGGCCCACCGATTCCCTGTCCTTCAGGTAGCCGAGCGCGCGGGTGGCGGCCTGAGGCGTGCGGGGATTGGCGGGGGAGAGGGCGTTGAAGCGCGCGTTGTCGCCGTTGTGGGCCTTGCGCCATTCGGGATAGGGGTTGTTCTGGCGCTCCTTCGTCACGTAGGCGCGCAGGGCGGCGCGGGCCGCGTCGCCGCCCGTGTGGCCGAGGGCCACGGCGGCGCGGCGGACGACGTCGCGGTCTTCGCTGGCGAGGCGCTGGACGAGGTCGGCCTCGATCTTGTCCCACGGGTTGGCCTGGAGCCAGGCGCGCCAGGCCTGGGCGAGGCGGGCGCGGGAGGCCGGGCCGTCGAAGCCGCTCGGGGCGTGCGGGCCGGCATCACCTCCCGCGGATGGGATGCCCGTGGCGGAACCTCCCGCGGGTTTGGAACCCGCGGGAGGTTGGGGCTCCGCGTGGCCGGTGAGGTTTTCGAGGGCGATGTTGGCCGCCTGGGCCACGAGGGGGTCCTCATCGGTCAGCGCCGCGAGGAGGGGCGGCACGGAGTCGCGGGTGCCGCACGCGGCGAGGGCGAGGGCGGCGGCCACGCGGGCCTCGCGGCTCTCGGCCTTCAGGCACTCGGCCAGGGCGGGCGCGGCGGCGGGGTCTCTGAAAACAGCCAGCCGCTGCGCCGCGGAAATCTGGACCTCCCGCAGGTTGGGAACCTGCGGGAGGTTGGCGAGTTGCGCGATGAGCGCCGCCACTTCCTGCGGGCCGGTGGGGTCGGGCGATTGGGGATGGCGAAGGGCAGATGGCGGACCGGGCTGGGAGCCGGGCAATGGGGGATCGGAAATGTCGCCGGCGTGGCGGTTGAGGCCGGCCACCTCGCGGTAGCGGTCGAACTGCATTTCCATGAGGCCGGTGACGGCGGCGTTGTTGCCGCGGAAGCGGTGGGGCTGGCCCTGGCCGAGGAGCTTGAGGGGCCGGGCCTGGAGGGCCTGCATCGTGGGCGCGGAGTTGGGGGCGGCGAGG from Planctomycetota bacterium encodes the following:
- a CDS encoding glycyl radical protein: MTERTERLRQASLAAKPCISAERAVLMTDFYQAHEGKLSPPRMRAMAFHFLCEHKTIWIGPDELIVGERGPRPKAVPTFPELTCHSLDDLRVLHSRPKTSYAVPEECRRVYEERIIPYWRGRSMRDRIFAAVSLEWKEAYDAGLFTEFMEQRAPGHTVLDDKVYRKGMLDFKREIAQAIAALDPIGDPDAYAKREQLAAMDIACDAVILFAERHAALAREMAAREADPARKADLERIAAVCTRVPAHAPSDFHEALQMYWWCHLAVITELNGWDSFSPGHLDQHLLPFYRRGLADGSLTPAAARELLEAFFVKFNNHPAPPKVGVTAEESGTYTDFANINLGGVAPDGSDGSNELSHMLLDIVDEMHLLQPSTNLQVSVKTPDELLKHALRVIRKGYGFPSLFNVEAVVAEQLRMGKSLEDARAGGCSGCVETGAFGKEAYILTGYFNLPKILELALHNGLDPRTGKQLGPQTGPPESLATFDALFAAFATQVKHFLEVKLRGNALIEQLYARTMPAPFLSVITDDCIRKGRDYNAGGARYNNSYVQFVGIGSLTDSLAALKQLVYDEAAIALPDLLAVLRANFAGHEPLRHRLLNRTHKYGNDDPEADALTVRAFDLLVALLDGRPNTKGGCYRVEMLPTTSHVYFGSVTGATPDGRLAGQPLSEGISPVQGADRKGPTAVIRSAARMDHLRTGGALLNMKFTPSLVGDEAGIESLARLVRTYFALGGHHVQFNIVTAATLRKAQSHPEAFRDLIVRVAGYSDYFTDLARDLQDEIIARTEHTRF